A region of the Myxococcus stipitatus DSM 14675 genome:
GTGGATGCCGCCGGAGTGCTGCTGGTGGAGGGGGACCGGCTGGTGCCGCGCGCCTCGGTGGGGCTGGGAGCCGAGACACCCCGGGGCGGCTCCCTGGCGCTGGACGAGGGCTTCGTCGGCGAGGTGGCGGCGACTCGCGAGCCGGTGATGTTGCGCGCGGGCGCGCTGGACTCGCACGGCGTCCTGCCCGTGTCGCGGGAGCAGGGCTTGCGCGCGCTCTACGGCGTGCCCCTGGTGGAGGGCACGCGCCTGCTGGGCGTGGCCTATCTCGCCTCGCGCACGACGTTTGGTTTCTCCGATGCGAACCTGCTGCTGTTCCGCACCATGTGTCAGCGCGGGGCCGCGTACATCCTCCAAGCCCGATTGCAGGACCTGGAGCGGGAGGCGCGGGTGGAGGCCCAGCGCTCGCTCGCGCTGCTCGACGCGCTGCTGGAGGCCGCGCCCCTGGGCATGGCCTTCCTGGACCGCGACCTGCGCTACCTGCGCATCAACCAGACGCTGGCGGAGCTCAATGGCCTCCCCGTGGAGGCCCATCAAGGGCAGCCGCTCCGGGACGTCCTGCCCCCCGCGGTGGCGGACCTGCTGGAGCCTCGGCTCCGACGGGTGCTGGAGACGGGCGAGCCCTTGCAGTCCTTCGAGTTCGCCACGCCCTCCGAGCTGAAGTCCAAGCTGGGGACGCGGATGTGGCAGGCGACGTTCTATCCGGTGCGAGGGCCTCGCGAGGCGGAGATGCTGGGCCTGGGGTGCGTGCTGGTGGATGTCACCGACCACAAGCTGGCGGAGGCCGCGCTCCAGCGTGCATTGGACTTCCGCGAGCAGCTGCTGGCCATCCTGGGCCATGACCTGCGCAACCCGCTCAATGCCATCAGCGCGTCGGCCTTCCAGCTCGCGCGCGCGGAGGAGCTGGAGACCGCGGAGCGCCGCGCGGTGGAGCGCATCCGCAAGTCCGCCGGGCGGATGGGCCGGATGATTACAGACATCCTCGACTTCGCGCGCAGCAAGCTGGGCGAGGGCATCCCCGTCTCACCCCAGCCGATGAACCTGGCCGACGTGTGTCAGGCCACGCTGGAGGAGTTGCAGGTGGCGCACCCGGGGCGCCCGCTCGTGTTCGAGACCGCTGGAGACACGTCGGGAGACTGGGACCCGGACCGCGTGGCGCAGGTGCTGGGAAACCTGGTGGCCAACGCGCTCCAGCACGGCGACGACAACTCCCCCATCCGCACCACCGTGCGCGGCGAGGCGCGCGACGTGCTGCTGGAGGTCCACAACCGGGGCGAGCCCATTGCGCCGCAGCTCCTGCCGCGCATCTTCGACCCGTTCAAGACGCCCGAGGCCGCGCCTCCGAAGGCGACCTCTCCGCAGAAGCAGCAGCGCAGCCTGGGCCTGGGCCTCTACATCGTCCACCAGATTGCCCGCGCGCACGGCGGCCGCGTGGAGGTGCGCTCCTCGAAGGAGGAGGGCACCACGTTCCGC
Encoded here:
- a CDS encoding ATP-binding protein, translated to MQEPETRPGQRESERTTPLRASDFLRSHHEALLEDWERAMHAHPVGEGKKHSWLLNHMPGLLLALADALDLGEQGPEVPLVDEHAITRLSQGFDVGEVAAEFALLRKCILLRIEDLPRPLARGELVRLEDFLDRAVVRTVRRFAEERQRHLHALDRMAQATLDSPPVDTFLMRLLTVMVESALEVDAAGVLLVEGDRLVPRASVGLGAETPRGGSLALDEGFVGEVAATREPVMLRAGALDSHGVLPVSREQGLRALYGVPLVEGTRLLGVAYLASRTTFGFSDANLLLFRTMCQRGAAYILQARLQDLEREARVEAQRSLALLDALLEAAPLGMAFLDRDLRYLRINQTLAELNGLPVEAHQGQPLRDVLPPAVADLLEPRLRRVLETGEPLQSFEFATPSELKSKLGTRMWQATFYPVRGPREAEMLGLGCVLVDVTDHKLAEAALQRALDFREQLLAILGHDLRNPLNAISASAFQLARAEELETAERRAVERIRKSAGRMGRMITDILDFARSKLGEGIPVSPQPMNLADVCQATLEELQVAHPGRPLVFETAGDTSGDWDPDRVAQVLGNLVANALQHGDDNSPIRTTVRGEARDVLLEVHNRGEPIAPQLLPRIFDPFKTPEAAPPKATSPQKQQRSLGLGLYIVHQIARAHGGRVEVRSSKEEGTTFRVYWPRVRAAS